The window CAGTGCAGATGCTATCTTTATACCGTAATCTGCATTATAACCATCCTGGTCGTCCTCATAAAGGCTCAGCCTGATCCCCACGGGAATATCAACTTTTTTTCTTATCTGTGATGCGATTTCATTGATAATCCTCACCCTATTTTCCATGGAACCGCCATATTCATCAGTTCTGTGGTTCAGTGCGGGAGATATAAACTCCTGGAAGAGGTAACCATGTGCCCCGTGCAGCTCTATGCCATCGAATCCTGCCCTGGCTGAGAGTTCGGCCGCATTCAGGAATTTATCTTCAACGCTTCTAATATCCTCAAAGGTCATTTCATCCGGAATATTCCCCATGTAATCAACACTGGACGGTGCAAACACACTACCACTGTTATAATGTGGATTGGCCTTTCCGCCGGCATGAACAAGCTGCACAAATATTTTAGAGCCTGATGCGTGAATTCTTTCAGTTAGTCTTGAAAGTTTTGGAATCTGTTCTCTCTTAAAAACCCCCATCTCATTGGGGGAACCTTTTCCATTTGAAGAATCCACGTATGCATACTCTGTTATTATGAGACCAAACCCCCCTCTTGCACGTTCATTTAGATATGCAATGTGATTCTCATTTGTTGTGCCATCAATATTGCATAAATTTGATATCATGGGTGCCATGACAAATCTATTCTTAAGCTCAACATTTCCTATTGTGCCTTTTTCAAAAGGATTCATTGTACATTAGCATTATATGAAAAATAAAGTTTTTGTGGATAAAAAATATTCAAAATTTTAAAATTTAATTTATTATAACTGATGCGCTCATGTTGAATGTCTTGGAGCTCATGTGGATATTATTAGATAGGTTGAAATCAGTTACCATGGATGTGGTGGTATGTGCGGCTACTGTGAGCGGATGGACAAAGACAACAAGTGCAAATGCGTGTGCCAGATGAAGACTAACGCTTGTTGAACTAGAAAATCCAAGGAATCCAGCTTCAATGTATACTGAAACGTTGCTTATGTATATTTTCATCAGATTATAGCTTCCTGCATGTACTGAAAGATTTGATAGGAAGGCTGCATCGCTTGCGGTTAGATTCATTATGTTAACAGTCTTATCATGCAGTGAGTAGTTTGTCCATCCTGTGGAATTTGAAGATGCTTTATCAGAATGCAGTGCAATAGCAGAGAATGTCACATTTACATCCATAACCCCACTGAGACCAGTTGGGGTATCTGCTGCACTGACCTTCAATTTTCCGGTTGTTTCGTAATGGTAGGCATAATAGCCTCCACCGGCAACAACTGCCACTATTATTACTATCACGATTACCGACATTAATTTATTCGATTTCATAAACTATATTCGAAAAATTTATATTTAAAGTTTTACAATTATTATTACAGGCAAAATGTTTTCTTACAGAATAATTATTATATTGAAATCATTTAAATACATGGAGTAAATATTTATTTTATGAAATATAATGTGGCTACCAGCCATCCGTTAAGCTCGCAGGCAGGAATAGAAGTGCTGGAAAAGGGCGGTAATGCATACGATGCCATGCTCGCAGCGTCATCTGCCCTAGTTGTGGTTCAGCCCCATTTCAATGGCCTTGGGGGAGATTTATTTGCAACGATAAATGATAATAAATATTACTGTATCAATGCAAGTGGATATGCCGCGGCAGACGCCAGCATAGATTTTTACAATCAAAAAGGCCTTAAGGAGATACCAAAGAGGGGGCCATTATCATCTTTTTCCATACCCGGGCTTGTATCCGCATGGATTATTGCCAGTGAAAAGGCCAATCTACCACTTAAAGAGGATTTTAAAAGGGCCATACAGTTCGCAGAAACCGGCTTCGAACCCAGTAGAAAGCTCGTTAAGGCAATCAATAAATTCGATGGTGGAGATGAGGACTTCAACAGCATATATAAAGATACAGAGAAATGGCTTGTGCAGAAAGATCTGGGAAATACATTAGAATATCTTGTGAATAATGGGCTGGAATCTTTTTACACAGGAGAAATAGCCGGGAAGATTGAAAAGGACATGGAGGAGAAAGGCGGATTAATAACAATGGATGACCTGGCTAAATACAGGGCTGAGATAGTTGACCCTATAAGGGTAAAATACAGGGATTACAGTATTTATACAAACCCACCTGTAAGTCAGGGACTAACAGCCGCTGTATGGTTAAGAGACCTGAACAAATACGAACTTTCTGGCATGGAACACCAGAAGTACTATGATACACTGATTAAAACTATGTATGATGCCTATAATATAAGGAGAAATTACATCTACGACGGGGTTAAATTGCCTGAAAATATTGATAACTTAAAACCTGATGGTACACAGAATGTCAGTGGGAAATCCGATCTGTCCGATACCACTGCGTATTCTGTATACGATGGTAATATTGAAATCAGTGCCATACAGAGCAATTATATGGGATTTGGATCAGGGCACACTATTAGGGGCACAGGCATAAATATGAACA of the Ferroplasma sp. genome contains:
- a CDS encoding gamma-glutamyltransferase, translating into MKYNVATSHPLSSQAGIEVLEKGGNAYDAMLAASSALVVVQPHFNGLGGDLFATINDNKYYCINASGYAAADASIDFYNQKGLKEIPKRGPLSSFSIPGLVSAWIIASEKANLPLKEDFKRAIQFAETGFEPSRKLVKAINKFDGGDEDFNSIYKDTEKWLVQKDLGNTLEYLVNNGLESFYTGEIAGKIEKDMEEKGGLITMDDLAKYRAEIVDPIRVKYRDYSIYTNPPVSQGLTAAVWLRDLNKYELSGMEHQKYYDTLIKTMYDAYNIRRNYIYDGVKLPENIDNLKPDGTQNVSGKSDLSDTTAYSVYDGNIEISAIQSNYMGFGSGHTIRGTGINMNNRGSYFSLDSDNKNSLKPGKKTFHTLMSIIASGKKDIMLGSMGGDVQPQVNVQILSRIIDLGYTIQDAIAYPRFGYPASIYGDSKIYYESSLRLDHYEPVDDLNDMMGHAQGITTGKDADRGIDPRGDGLLLYMKGKYFT
- a CDS encoding DUF4382 domain-containing protein; translation: MKSNKLMSVIVIVIIVAVVAGGGYYAYHYETTGKLKVSAADTPTGLSGVMDVNVTFSAIALHSDKASSNSTGWTNYSLHDKTVNIMNLTASDAAFLSNLSVHAGSYNLMKIYISNVSVYIEAGFLGFSSSTSVSLHLAHAFALVVFVHPLTVAAHTTTSMVTDFNLSNNIHMSSKTFNMSASVIIN